GTCCATTATTAGCGACGTAGCCCCTTTGTTTTTTAGTTGTTCCACAGTCTCCTTAACTCTATCAGAGCTACCGGAAGTAAAGCTTCCAAAGTGGAAATAACCAATATTTCCATTGAATACATCCGAGTAAGTGACTGGGTCTATTTCAATTTTTTCTCTTACTATATTTATGGTTCTATATTCCTTTTCACCTGGTCGTTTAATTAATAATTGTATGGTCGTACCTGGTGTTCCTTTTAACTTATCGCTCACTTCTTTTACTGTTGCTTCCCGCATATCTTCGCCATTAATCTCAAGTATAGCATCACCCGCTTTTAGTCCTGCTTTTGCTGCCGGTAAATCCTCGTACGGTTCATTGATAATAACCTGACCATCTTTGTAAGAAATAATAGCTCCTATACCTGCATATTCGCCAGTGGTCATATATTGAAGTTCACCAATGTTTTCTTCAGAGTAATATTCTGTATATGGGTCGAGTCTCGATAGCATGTTATGAATTGTTCCCTGAACTAGTTTATTTACCTCTATGCTATCAACATAAAACATGTCTAACTCCCTTAACACCGAATTGAAAATGTCGATATTTTTATTGATATCGTAATAACGTTGATTTTGGCCACTTGATGCTATTTGGGCATAAATTTGTAAAGTAAATAATCCGGTGAGTAATAAAAGAATATATTTTTTCATTTTAGCATTAAAATTTATTTGTATGCATATAAAAAATGTTGCCAATGCTTCATTTCTTCCATTAACAAAGGAACAAAATTTTTCCTGAAATCAGTATTTTCTTTTAGTTATATGTTTATAAATATCGAATGTAAGGAGATTAAATATTATGATAAATTAAAATGATATTATCTTTGCAGACTACTAAGGTGGTTTTAAAACAAAATTATGAAAATACTACTACGTTATACATTACTTCCCATATTAATAAGTCTGTTGATTTTTATAGGTACCTGTTTAATCCCTTCTAATAGTGTTCCTCAAATGCCAGAGGGAATTTCTTGGGATAAAATTGTTCATTTTGGAATGTTTTTTCTGTTATCGGCTGTTTCTTTATATGACTATTATAAATTACACAATAAAAAACCTATTTTTATAAGATGGATGTTTTGGGGTTTACTGATACCAGTAATATATGGAGGTGTAATTGAATTATTACAGAAATATTATTTCCCTACACGAAGTGCTGAGTTAGGGGATTGGATTGCTGATATTTTAGGATCTCTGGTTGCAACAGTTATAGCTGTTATTTTCTTAAGGAGAAGAGTATAATTCTGGAAAAAAATTATCTTTGTGTAAAATAGTATATTATGGTTAAAAATTTATTTATCTCTTTTATAGTTCTATTACTGATGTCATGCGGCAATTCTTCAAGTAGTAAATCAGACTCTAACCAAATAGAAAGTGTAGAGTCAGTGAATGCAGAAGAGAAACAAAACAAAACCGAAGGTTATCAATTTTTGGTTAATGTAGGAGAAATGGCTCCTGATTTTGACATGCAACTACCAGATGGGAATATAGTAAAACTCTCTTCTTTAAGAGGTAAAGTTGTAATGTTACAGTTTACTGCGAGTTGGTGTGGAGTTTGTAGAAAAGAAATGCCTCATATTGAGTCAAGAATCTGGCAACGCCACAAAAATAATCCTGAGTTCGCACTTTATGGGATCGATAGAGAGGAGCCTGTAGAAAAAATTGAAGAATTAATTGAAGCTACAAAAGTTACATATCCTATCGGTCTTGATCCTGATGCCGGAATATTTAGTTTATATGCTGAGGCTAATGCCGGGATAACACGTAATGTTATAATTGATAAAGAAGGTAAAATTGTAATGCTAACCCGATTGTTTGAAGAAGAAGAGTTTAACCATATGGTTGAAACAATAGATAGATTACTTCAAAACTAATTATGATCTTTGATTATTATTCCTAAAAAAATCAGAAAGATGAATTATGAAGATTTAAAAATCCTTGATGAATTAAGAGAGAAAGGGAGTATTACAGAGGAGGAATACCAGCGCGAGAAAGAGAAAATCCTTAATAATACTTCAATTGGCTCCGGGAAAAGGCCTCTATTCGGAATGACAGAAAACACCTACATAATGCTTATGCATTTATCTCAGTTTGCAGGAGTAATCGTTCCATGTGCTGGTTTTATAGTCCCGATAATTATGTGGATTGCCAATAAGGATATTAATGTAAACGTAGATTTGCATGGTAAGAATATTCTTAATTTTATGATTAGTTATGTGATTTATGCAGCAGTAGCTGCTATTACGATTATTGGTATTCCAATCGCGATAATTATTGGTCTATTGTATGTTATTTTAGTTATTATCGCTACAGTAAAAGCCTATAACGGCGAGTACTGGAAATATCCGCTGACGATACAATTTATTAAATAATGATTGAAGAACAGATAGTAAACTACTCAAATGTGCAATTAAATCGCGAAGAAAACATAATTCTTCGTAATGTCAATCTTACTGTAAACAGAGGTGACTTCTTGTATGTAATTGGAAAAGTAGGATCAGGCAAAAGTACTCTAATGAAAAGTATGTATGCTGAGCTGCCTGTTGAATATGGTAGTGCACGTGTTTTTGATTATGAACTTGCATCTATTAAGCGCAGACATGTACCATTTCTAAGAAGAAAAATTGGTATTGTTTTTCAAGATTTTCAGCTGCTTATAGATAGGACAGTAGAAAAAAACCTTGAGTTTGTACTTCGCGCAACTGACTGGAAAAATAAGCGTGAAATCAAAGACCGTATTAATGAAGTGCTGGTATTGGTTGGGATGCAAAACAAGGCTTATAAAATGCCTCATGAATTATCTGGTGGAGAACAGCAAAGAGTAGTAATTGCGAGAGCATTACTTAACTCTCCAGCACTTATTTTAGCTGACGAACCAACAGGTAATTTGGATCCGGAAACTGGTAGTCAGATTGTTTCTCTCCTTCAGGATATTTCAGGGAGGGGCACAGCCGTAATAATGTCAACACACAACTACTCAATTGTTCAAGCCTTTCCAGGTAAAATTATGCGATGTGAAGATATGAATCTCATACCAATGTGATTATTATACTGAAAAAGTTTCACCTTTCTTAATAATATATCATACTAATAATTGAACATTGACAAACTATCGTTATTCAATGTTCTAAAAAATATGTACCTTTGCATCTTCAAAAAAATAATAAATAATACATCACAATCGTGGCTGACACAAAGTATATATTTGTAACAGGAGGCGTTGTTTCTTCTTTAGGAAAGGGTATAATTGCTTCGTCGCTAGGTAAACTACTGCAAGCAAGAGGGTATAAGGTGACAATTCAAAAATTTGATCCATATATTAATGTTGATCCCGGAACATTAAATCCATATGAGCATGGAGAATGCTATGTAACGGTTGATGGTCATGAAGCAGATCTTGACTTAGGACACTATGAGAGATTTCTTAATATTCAAACAACAAAAGATAACAATATTACAACTGGACGTATTTATCAGAATGTAATATTAAAAGAAAGACGAGGTGATTTTCTGGGTAAAACTGTACAGGTAATACCTCATATTACTGATGAGATCAAACGTAATATTAAATCTTTAGGCATAAAGAACAAATTTGATTTTGTAATATCCGAGATTGGAGGTACAGTTGGTGATATTGAATCTACACCATACCTGGAAGCAGTTCGTCAATTAAGGTGGGAGCTAGGGAAAAACTGTTATTGTATACATCTTACTTATGTTCCATATATTTCAGCAGCAGGAGAAGTAAAAACCAAGCCTACTCAACATTCTGTTAAAGAACTTCAGTCTCATGGTATACAGCCAGATATGCTTGTATTGCGAACTGAGCGTAAGTTAAATAAAGACATACTTGATAAAGTAGCTCTTTTTTGTAATGTTGAACAAGGAGCAGTAATGCAGTCAGTAGATGTTTCTACAATATATGAGGTGCCCACTATGATGCAACGTCAGGGCATGGATGAAGTAGTTTTGCGAAAGATGAATTTGCCAACTGGTGATAGCCCAAAAATGGAGGCATGGAATGCATTTTTACAAAAAAGAAAGGATGCTAAAAAACATGTAAAAATTAAGTTGGTTGGTAAATACGCTGAACTACCAGATGCATATAAATCAATTACTGAAGCTCTTTCTCAGGCTGCAATATATAATGATAGAAAATTGATTTTAGATCTATATCAATCAGAAAAAATTACTGAAGAGAATGTAGCAGAACAGCTGAAAGATGCTGATGGAATTGTCATAGCCCCCGGCTTCGGACAGAGAGGAATAGAAGGTAAATTTATTGCTTTGAAATATGCAAGAGAGAATGATATTCCAACTTTTGGTATCTGTCTAGGCATGCAGTGTATGGTTGTTGAATATGCACGATCAGTTTTGAATTTGCCCGGTGCAAATTCAACAGAGATGGATCCAAAAGCTGAAGATAAGGTTATTGACCTGATGGAGGAACAAAAACATATTACTAATATGGGTGCTTCTATGCGTCTTGGTGCTTATGATTGTATACTTAAGAAAGGATCATTGGCATCTAAAGCGTATGGTAAGTTGAAAATTCAGGAACGTCATCGCCACAGGTATGAGTTTAATAATGAATATAAATCAAAATTTGAAGCTGCAGGTATGAAATGTACCGGGATCAATCCAGATTCTGAATTAGTGGAAATAGTAGAAGTTCCTGGTTTGAGATGGTATATTGGAACTCAATTCCATCCGGAGTATAATAGTACTGTTATATCACCAAATCCACTATTTATGAGTTTCATGTCAGCTGCAGCAATTACAAAAGAAATTAGAAAAAAATAATTCTAAGGATTTAATGGATAAAAATACGATTATAGGTTTACTGTTGATTACCGCGATCATAGTTGCTTTCACGATATACAACAGACCTAGTAAGGAGCAAATAGCAGAACAGAAACGTCTACGAGATTCTATAGCATTAGTTGAAGCGCAACAGGCAGAAATTGCAACAGAATTAGGATCAAAACAGGCCAGTACTTCACTGAGTGACGATTCAGTATTAGGGCAAGGTTCAAGTCTATCGGACTTTTTTAGAGCCGGTACACCATATAATGAAGCTATAAATGATTCAACATCAGAAGTTACAATTTTAGCTAATGAGCCAGTAAATGAAGAGATTGTTGTTTTAGAAAATGATAAAATAAGATTGCTGCTAAATACTAAAGGAGGTAAAATTCAATCTGTTCAGTTGAAAGAATATCTACATTATAAGGGTGACAGCCTATATCTTTTTGAAAATGATCAGGAGTCTCGCTTTAATCTGGAGCTATTCAATCGTAATAGTTTAAGAATATCTACAGAAAATGAGTACTTTACACCAATAAAAAGTGCAGATGGTAAAACTGTAATAATGCGCTTACAGAACTCATCTGAACAATACATTGATTTAGTGTACACTCTTCCTGAAGACGAATATATGTTAGACTTTGACATACGTATTTCGGGTATGAGAAATGGATTGCATCCAGAAAGTCTTGCCAATTTCAAATTAAACTGGGAACAAAAAGTAAGGCAACAGGAAAAGGGTCGTGCATTCGAAAATCGCTATTCTCGTATCCATTACAAGTATGACAAACAGGATGATAGTAAACTTAGTGAATCAAAAAATGACCAAAAAGAACTTCCAGATCCAATAAAATGGTTCGCTTTTAAAGATCAGTACTTTTCTGCAATAGTGATTGCCGATAAACCTTTTAATAACACAATTCTTACATCACAATTACTAAATGATTCTGAATATATAAAGAACTATAAGGCAGAAGTATGGGCTCCAGTAGAAATCAGTACAGAAAGTGATCTTATAAGTGCAGGTTTTAAATACTACTTCGGACCGGTTCATTATAATACACTTAAATCTTATGATGATGGAGTAAGTAATAATTCAGATAAGCTTGAACTGGAAGAAATAGTTAGTCTTGGTTATAAATGGCTTAGTTGGGTAAACAAATGGTTTGTAATACCTGTGTTTAACTATTTCTTGACTTTAAACTGGGGTATGGGACTTATTATTCTTATTCTGACTATAATGGTCAAAATTATCATATCACCATTAACTTACAAGTCATATATTTCATCTGCAAAAATGCGTGTATTGAGACCGCAAATTCAAGATATTGAGAAAAAATACCCGGGTCAGGAACAAGATATGATGATGAAAAGACAACAAGCCACTATGGAGCTTTACAGTAAAGCAGGTGTTAGTCCAATGAGTGGTTGTCTTCCTATGCTTATTCAGATGCCTGTCTTGTTAGCTCTATTTTTCTTCTTTCCATCAGCAATTGAGCTTCGTCAACAAAGTTTTCTATGGGCAGATGACTTGTCTACTTTTGACTCATTAATTTCATGGAGTGGCAATATTCCAATAATTACCAGATTTTTAGGTAATCATATTAGTATCTTTTGTTTGTTAATGACAATTACAAACGTAATATACACCAAATATAATATGGCTTCTATGGATACCGGTCAGCAAACTATGCCTGGTATGAAAAATATGCCTTTGTTCATGAGTGTTTTTATGTTCTTCTTTCTTAACTCTTATCCTTCAGGATTAAACTACTATTATTTCCTTTCAACATTGATTACAATTGTAATTACATTAATTATGAAAAAAGTAATAGATGAAGAAAAGATATTAGCACAATTAGAAGAAAACAAGAAGAAACCTAGGAAAAAATCAGGATTTATGGCTCGTTTACAAGAAGCTCAAAAACTACAAGAGAAGCAAGCACGTGAACAAGCAAAGCAAAATGCTAAGCGAAATTATCGGAAGTAGGATTGAAATTCTTATGTGAACTTATTTTTTATATATTTGTTTTAACTTAATACACACCTAAAAAGTTTTGTTATGAGCGAAGTAAAGAAAGAACTTGAATATGACGAAGAAGATTCCCTGAGATTTATTCAAGAACACCTTCCAGAAGAAATGAAGGATGAGTTTTCCGATGATGAGATTAACTATATAGTTGATCTGATTTATGAGTTTTATGAAGATAAGGGATTTCTTGATGCAAGTGAAGAATCTGAAATTGAAATTGATGAAGACGAATTATTGGATTACATCTTTGAAAATGCCCGTAAAGACAATGTTAGGGAATTTACCGACGAACAGATAGAAGCAATAGTAGCTGGTGAGCTAGCATATTGTGATACACTGAACTTATTTGATTAAAACCTTTTTTTATAAAAACATATTTCACCAAATCAATAAAAACTATGAAACAATTTTCAAAATTAATGGCAATTTCGCTGTTAGGTGTCTCTCTCATTATTTCAAGTTGCGGTGCTAACCGTACAATTCAGGGAGGAGCCATAGGAGCAGGCGGAGGTGCTGCAGTAGGAGCAGGCGTTGGAGCAATTGCAGGCGGAGGCCGTGGAGCAGCAATTGGAGCTGGTATAGGAGCAATTGTAGGTGGTGCAGCTGGTGCAATCATTGGTAATAGAATGGATAAACAAGCTGCAGAACTGGAACAAATTGAAGGAGCTCAAGTCGAAAAAGTAAATGAAGGGGAAGCAATAAAAGTTACTTTTGAATCAGGTATTCTTTTTGCAACTAACTCAAGTACTTTAAATAGTGCTTCAAGAGCATCTCTTGACAAATTTGCCACTTCATTACTTAATAACCCTGATACAGATGTTGAGATCTATGGTCATACTGATAGTACAGGAAGTGATGCAATCAACAATCCTTTGTCAGTGCGTCGTGCAGAATCAGTTTACAATTATTTAAATTCTAAAGGCGTTTCAGGACAGAGAATGTCTTATGAAGGTTTTGGTTCATCTCAACCTATTGCTGATAATAGTACTGCAGCAGGTAGAAGCGAAAACCGAAGAGTTGAGGTTTTTATTTTACCTAACGCGAAAATGATTCAGGAAGCCAAAGAACAGGCAAAATAAGTAAGGTAATAACTGATTTATAAAGTTAAATACAAACTAAAATCGCGCTTCTATTTGCGCGATTTTTTTTAAAATTTATGGCTGAAGAATTAATTATTTCAAAGGGGTCTTCAAAAGAAGAATTATACAAGACACTATACCCGCAATTGGAGTCATTAGTGGAAAATGAAGATGATTTGATTGCTAATATGGCAAATATCACTTCTGCTTTGAAAGAGACATTTGATTTTTTCTGGGTTGGGTTTTATAGGGTAGTGGGTGACAGACTGGTCTTGGGACCTTTTCAAGGGCCAATTGCTTGTACAAATATAGCTTTTGGAAAAGGAGTATGTGGGAAATCATGGAAAGAAGAAAAAACAATTATTGTACCTGATGTAGATAAATTTCCCGGTCACATTG
This window of the Lascolabacillus massiliensis genome carries:
- a CDS encoding VanZ family protein; protein product: MKILLRYTLLPILISLLIFIGTCLIPSNSVPQMPEGISWDKIVHFGMFFLLSAVSLYDYYKLHNKKPIFIRWMFWGLLIPVIYGGVIELLQKYYFPTRSAELGDWIADILGSLVATVIAVIFLRRRV
- a CDS encoding TlpA family protein disulfide reductase codes for the protein MVKNLFISFIVLLLMSCGNSSSSKSDSNQIESVESVNAEEKQNKTEGYQFLVNVGEMAPDFDMQLPDGNIVKLSSLRGKVVMLQFTASWCGVCRKEMPHIESRIWQRHKNNPEFALYGIDREEPVEKIEELIEATKVTYPIGLDPDAGIFSLYAEANAGITRNVIIDKEGKIVMLTRLFEEEEFNHMVETIDRLLQN
- a CDS encoding DUF4870 domain-containing protein — protein: MNYEDLKILDELREKGSITEEEYQREKEKILNNTSIGSGKRPLFGMTENTYIMLMHLSQFAGVIVPCAGFIVPIIMWIANKDINVNVDLHGKNILNFMISYVIYAAVAAITIIGIPIAIIIGLLYVILVIIATVKAYNGEYWKYPLTIQFIK
- a CDS encoding cell division ATP-binding protein FtsE, producing MIEEQIVNYSNVQLNREENIILRNVNLTVNRGDFLYVIGKVGSGKSTLMKSMYAELPVEYGSARVFDYELASIKRRHVPFLRRKIGIVFQDFQLLIDRTVEKNLEFVLRATDWKNKREIKDRINEVLVLVGMQNKAYKMPHELSGGEQQRVVIARALLNSPALILADEPTGNLDPETGSQIVSLLQDISGRGTAVIMSTHNYSIVQAFPGKIMRCEDMNLIPM
- a CDS encoding CTP synthase translates to MADTKYIFVTGGVVSSLGKGIIASSLGKLLQARGYKVTIQKFDPYINVDPGTLNPYEHGECYVTVDGHEADLDLGHYERFLNIQTTKDNNITTGRIYQNVILKERRGDFLGKTVQVIPHITDEIKRNIKSLGIKNKFDFVISEIGGTVGDIESTPYLEAVRQLRWELGKNCYCIHLTYVPYISAAGEVKTKPTQHSVKELQSHGIQPDMLVLRTERKLNKDILDKVALFCNVEQGAVMQSVDVSTIYEVPTMMQRQGMDEVVLRKMNLPTGDSPKMEAWNAFLQKRKDAKKHVKIKLVGKYAELPDAYKSITEALSQAAIYNDRKLILDLYQSEKITEENVAEQLKDADGIVIAPGFGQRGIEGKFIALKYARENDIPTFGICLGMQCMVVEYARSVLNLPGANSTEMDPKAEDKVIDLMEEQKHITNMGASMRLGAYDCILKKGSLASKAYGKLKIQERHRHRYEFNNEYKSKFEAAGMKCTGINPDSELVEIVEVPGLRWYIGTQFHPEYNSTVISPNPLFMSFMSAAAITKEIRKK
- the yidC gene encoding membrane protein insertase YidC, producing the protein MDKNTIIGLLLITAIIVAFTIYNRPSKEQIAEQKRLRDSIALVEAQQAEIATELGSKQASTSLSDDSVLGQGSSLSDFFRAGTPYNEAINDSTSEVTILANEPVNEEIVVLENDKIRLLLNTKGGKIQSVQLKEYLHYKGDSLYLFENDQESRFNLELFNRNSLRISTENEYFTPIKSADGKTVIMRLQNSSEQYIDLVYTLPEDEYMLDFDIRISGMRNGLHPESLANFKLNWEQKVRQQEKGRAFENRYSRIHYKYDKQDDSKLSESKNDQKELPDPIKWFAFKDQYFSAIVIADKPFNNTILTSQLLNDSEYIKNYKAEVWAPVEISTESDLISAGFKYYFGPVHYNTLKSYDDGVSNNSDKLELEEIVSLGYKWLSWVNKWFVIPVFNYFLTLNWGMGLIILILTIMVKIIISPLTYKSYISSAKMRVLRPQIQDIEKKYPGQEQDMMMKRQQATMELYSKAGVSPMSGCLPMLIQMPVLLALFFFFPSAIELRQQSFLWADDLSTFDSLISWSGNIPIITRFLGNHISIFCLLMTITNVIYTKYNMASMDTGQQTMPGMKNMPLFMSVFMFFFLNSYPSGLNYYYFLSTLITIVITLIMKKVIDEEKILAQLEENKKKPRKKSGFMARLQEAQKLQEKQAREQAKQNAKRNYRK
- a CDS encoding OmpA family protein, producing the protein MKQFSKLMAISLLGVSLIISSCGANRTIQGGAIGAGGGAAVGAGVGAIAGGGRGAAIGAGIGAIVGGAAGAIIGNRMDKQAAELEQIEGAQVEKVNEGEAIKVTFESGILFATNSSTLNSASRASLDKFATSLLNNPDTDVEIYGHTDSTGSDAINNPLSVRRAESVYNYLNSKGVSGQRMSYEGFGSSQPIADNSTAAGRSENRRVEVFILPNAKMIQEAKEQAK
- a CDS encoding GAF domain-containing protein, producing MAEELIISKGSSKEELYKTLYPQLESLVENEDDLIANMANITSALKETFDFFWVGFYRVVGDRLVLGPFQGPIACTNIAFGKGVCGKSWKEEKTIIVPDVDKFPGHIACSSMSRSEIVVPILKENKVIAVLDVDSDKLDSFDETDAYYLEKISLLL